The Desulfobacteraceae bacterium genome has a window encoding:
- a CDS encoding biopolymer transporter ExbD codes for MKLHLRQPKARIEMLPLIDIVFLLLVFFIYAMLSMAVHHGMPVKLPASATATLDRENALAVTVKADGSLFIDREPVALADLAARLREKVQPGEAPAVLVFGDRSLPYQSLFQVLDHIRLAGIARISLQAEADPAQ; via the coding sequence ATGAAACTGCATCTTAGGCAACCCAAGGCGCGGATCGAGATGCTGCCGCTGATCGACATCGTCTTTCTGCTGCTGGTCTTCTTCATCTATGCCATGCTCTCCATGGCGGTGCACCACGGGATGCCGGTCAAGCTGCCGGCCTCCGCCACGGCGACACTGGACAGAGAAAACGCACTGGCCGTGACCGTCAAGGCCGACGGCAGCCTCTTCATCGATCGGGAGCCGGTGGCGCTGGCCGATCTGGCGGCACGCCTGAGGGAAAAGGTGCAGCCCGGGGAAGCGCCGGCGGTTCTGGTGTTCGGCGACCGCAGCCTGCCCTATCAGAGCCTCTTTCAGGTGCTGGACCACATCCGGCTGGCCGGGATCGCGCGCATTTC